TGGCCATAATGCAAAGCCAATGTTCACATTTGTTCAAGAAAGAGCCATCAAGCACGAGCAGTCGGAAATGGGTGAAATGCAGTTCCACATGCAATTGTCTGTCTCTTCCGACCATGAGGGTGCGAGCATTCTGGCACGCGCTGCCATTCTTTTGTAGACAAATTATACATGACTAGACGGTTCATCCGCTTTGACCTCAACGAAAGCATGAGCAACCCATGGTTGCCCAGGCATGTCATACGCACGTGCTTACCGTAAAGCTCTAAGCACCATATGTTTGGCATTCTGTCCACCTCCTTCCAGAGGAGAGTCATCTTTTGCATCTCCCATATGTAGATGCAAGTGGCAGCATTCTTAGTTACCAACCCTACAAGCAAAATTTGGCCCTCATACTCTGCTAGTGTATGGTCTGTAAGATGTGGCGGCGAAGGTATAAGGTATTGCTTCCAAACACCAGTTGCCACATCATATGCCAAGATGCCATTGGGTTCGGCATGCATGAAGTAGATGGTACTGCCAATAGATACAGTTTGTGACCTAAAATTCAAAGAGAGTGGAAGGTTGATGCTTGGAGGAAAATCAGCACAATGTGTCCAACAGTTACGAATGGAGTCATAGACCTCGTGATCCCCATTGCATCCTAGCCACACTATTTTGTATCCATTGGACACAGTCTTCGCATTTAGTATCATCCCAACAGCCACCCTTGACCACACTCGGTAAGATCTTGGTGGAAGTTCTTTGAACGAATCGGTGAGAGGATTACTAACATAGAAATTTTTGTGCGCTAAATCCAAGAAGCAGACAAGACCACCAGCTGAGGCAACTGGAAGAAGTACTGTCTTTGCTGGCAGAAATGAAATGGAGATATGATGCCACTTCCTCTGGATAGGACTGTACATGACTCCTTTGGTTATGTTTTCATGGGTGACAGCATAGAACCAAGGATGTAATTGTGGAACTTCTGCAATTTGTTGGGAGAAAGTGCTTGAGGACAATAAAGAATTCCACTTTCTGCAAACAGTTCTAAACCTGAAGAAGGATTCTGTGGGGAGTCTTGCAATGACAGCTTCAAAAAGATCTTCTGGAAAGTCCTTCCAGATTTGTTGGTTCATCATGTCACTTGAAATTGTTGCAATTGATTTTAAAGGGTTGTTTTTTCTCAGTCTTTTGCAAGGTGAAGACTCAAGAACTTCAACCATTTTTTGGCCGGACTTATCCTCCATTAAAAGGCCACAGAAGTCATGTTCCAGTGAGTTATTCAACTCTAAAAAATATAATCTGCTGATGCCAAATTATTAAAAAAGAATATATCAGTCCTTACTTGAAAAGTAAATAAGGGTACTACCAAACAATTGCAAAAGGGACTGAAAAACACAATTAATGATATGCAGCAACAGCTGGAAGAAAATACAATCATAAATTACAACATATTAAAGACAATTAGAACAGTTCAAACTGGTCTTCATCCTTAAGCTGTGATTACATTGaagaaaagtagaaaacaaacATGAAAAATGAGAGGAGGAAAGGGGAAGGTAAAAGAAAAGAGGAATGAACACAATTTTCTCCTTATTTACTGGGATTAGATGGTAAGGAGAAACAAAAGTTTATGATCTCTAGAATTCTTTGCTTGGAAAGAAAATTCAAGGGATAATTCATTTTACATTCAATCCTTGAACTTTTATCCTAAATCCCTTTCATATACTTCAACCCTTTTATGCTCCAAAAAATCTATTCAAATTCATCATAGtgaataaattcaaaaatcatcacaaacctactaaatttaaatcaaagataaccTTCCAAAATATAGTAATTAATTATTACTTGAAACAAAACAGGAAAATTTTGGCAGAAAAAGTGAAGCAGTAGTTGAGAGTGAATTTTTCCATGACCACCTAATTTTATTCTAAGGGCATGAGTTATAATAAATCATAAAAGTTAGGATAATCTAGTCATCCAATTGAAAAAACAAATATATTCCCTTTGTTTCTTGCCAATTTGGAGTGGAACAATTTGAAGAATTAAACATCTGCTGTTATTGTCCTAGCCAACCAAAGTTTAAATACCAGTATACAATTTCTAGTCTTTTTTTCAACAAGCATGGAGAGATAATTTGATATACTTGCCAATTAACTTAACAATATCAGTAGTTGATCATGATTTAATCCTTGATAGTTAAAAGCAATAGTAAATATCAGCAAAGTATTTTTCCTGTATCTATGACAATTGTTGAGAACCAACTTAATTACAAACCAAACAAAAAAGTGTTATTTCTAACTAGTCTCCCTATATATGGTCATTCATCCATAAGGATGCTTCTAATTTGGCTTAGTGTCAATCTCTAATTTGGCCTAGTGCAAATCTCAATCACTATGTTCTTTAAACTTCTAATTCGGTTTCCCACAGCTGCATAAGTCATACATGTTTTTTAAACATTGATAGATATGTCCAAAGTCCAACCAATCGATGGCAACACTGGGTCTAAATTAGGATCTGACCAGGAGGTCAGTATCCCTGTCAATGCTGCTTAACATTCCATTGAAAGGGAAGCAATTCCTTTCCTAAAGCCACAAACTGGTTAACTGGGTGATAAGTCATTGTCCAGTATTAGTTATTATTATTGGAACTGAACTATTGCACATAGGATTATACAATAAACTCTTAGAATCTCAATGAAAGTTTTAAGAATATTCCTTCtgctatttgtattttatttcttggagattattaattttattttccctTGTACTACAACCTATGGACTTTTCCCCTATACTAGTTCTATATAATTAGGTACCATTGTACCACTTGTACAACCATTACAGTTACCAGACATCTCCGGTCACTTGGCGATCGGCTATAAGATCACCCTGTGATTTATGTCCCTTCACATAACCTGAGGACGGGCTTTGAGGGACGCCCAGGATGAGcgtaatcatcttttact
This region of Zingiber officinale cultivar Zhangliang chromosome 9A, Zo_v1.1, whole genome shotgun sequence genomic DNA includes:
- the LOC122019839 gene encoding F-box only protein 6-like isoform X2, which produces MDEAAVLRQVVGQIQELCQLFASPTLDRPHQINPRLYFLELNNSLEHDFCGLLMEDKSGQKMVEVLESSPCKRLRKNNPLKSIATISSDMMNQQIWKDFPEDLFEAVIARLPTESFFRFRTVCRKWNSLLSSSTFSQQIAEVPQLHPWFYAVTHENITKGVMYSPIQRKWHHISISFLPAKTVLLPVASAGGLVCFLDLAHKNFYVSNPLTDSFKELPPRSYRVWSRVAVGMILNAKTVSNGYKIVWLGCNGDHEVYDSIRNCWTHCADFPPSINLPLSLNFRSQTVSIGSTIYFMHAEPNGILAYDVATGVWKQYLIPSPPHLTDHTLAEYEGQILLVGLVTKNAATCIYIWEMQKMTLLWKEVDRMPNIWCLELYGKHVRMTCLGNHGLLMLSLRSKRMNRLVMYNLSTKEWQRVPECSHPHGRKRQTIACGTAFHPFPTARA
- the LOC122019839 gene encoding F-box only protein 6-like isoform X1, with the translated sequence MDEAAVLRQVVGQIQELCQLFASPTLDRPHQINPSRLYFLELNNSLEHDFCGLLMEDKSGQKMVEVLESSPCKRLRKNNPLKSIATISSDMMNQQIWKDFPEDLFEAVIARLPTESFFRFRTVCRKWNSLLSSSTFSQQIAEVPQLHPWFYAVTHENITKGVMYSPIQRKWHHISISFLPAKTVLLPVASAGGLVCFLDLAHKNFYVSNPLTDSFKELPPRSYRVWSRVAVGMILNAKTVSNGYKIVWLGCNGDHEVYDSIRNCWTHCADFPPSINLPLSLNFRSQTVSIGSTIYFMHAEPNGILAYDVATGVWKQYLIPSPPHLTDHTLAEYEGQILLVGLVTKNAATCIYIWEMQKMTLLWKEVDRMPNIWCLELYGKHVRMTCLGNHGLLMLSLRSKRMNRLVMYNLSTKEWQRVPECSHPHGRKRQTIACGTAFHPFPTARA